In Rhodothermus marinus DSM 4252, a single genomic region encodes these proteins:
- a CDS encoding Mov34/MPN/PAD-1 family protein: MKIKATLLDQIRKHGEATYPEECCGLLLGRSGPDGNHVLALYPVENRHAEQRERRYTIAPSDYLAAERAARQQGLDVVGFYHSHPDHPARPSATDLAEATFPGYTYVIVAVHQGRAGELTAWHLTPDRTRFEPEAIEIEPETTSVDQT; this comes from the coding sequence ATGAAAATCAAAGCAACGCTGCTCGATCAGATCCGGAAGCACGGCGAGGCCACCTATCCGGAAGAGTGCTGCGGGTTGCTGCTGGGCAGAAGCGGCCCGGACGGCAACCACGTGCTGGCGCTCTATCCGGTGGAAAACCGCCATGCCGAGCAGCGCGAGCGGCGCTACACGATCGCTCCGTCCGACTACCTGGCCGCCGAGCGGGCCGCCCGCCAGCAGGGGCTGGACGTGGTGGGGTTCTACCATTCCCACCCGGACCACCCCGCCCGCCCTTCGGCCACCGATCTGGCCGAGGCCACCTTCCCGGGCTACACCTACGTGATCGTTGCCGTGCATCAGGGCCGGGCCGGCGAACTGACCGCCTGGCACCTGACGCCTGACCGCACCCGCTTTGAACCCGAAGCCATCGAAATAGAACCCGAAACAACCTCCGTCGATCAAACCTGA
- a CDS encoding PLP-dependent cysteine synthase family protein produces MFAETLQTTTNTRPLSGTELIRAIGHTPLIRLRRVARHLPETVAVYVKAEHLNPGGSVKDRPALRMVLEGLRSGALREGRALIDATSGNTGIAYAMLGAALGFPVTLAMPANASPERKRILKAYGAELILTDPMEGTDGAQRYVRELVQQEPDRYFYPDQYNNDANWRAHYEGTGIEILEQTGGRVTHFVAGLGTTGTFVGVSRRLKAHNPAIRCYALQPDSPLHGLEGLKHLETAIVPGIYDPSLVDEHLSCSTEEAFEMTRRLAREEGLFVGPSSGANVAAALHIAEQLDRGVVVTVLCDTGARYLSEPFWEETP; encoded by the coding sequence ATGTTTGCCGAAACGCTACAGACGACCACGAACACGCGCCCGCTCTCCGGCACCGAACTGATCCGGGCCATCGGCCACACGCCCCTGATTCGCCTCCGGCGGGTTGCGCGCCACCTGCCCGAGACGGTGGCCGTCTACGTCAAGGCCGAGCACCTGAATCCCGGCGGCTCGGTAAAGGATCGGCCGGCGCTGCGCATGGTGCTCGAAGGCCTGCGGAGCGGGGCGCTACGCGAGGGGCGCGCGCTCATCGACGCCACCAGCGGCAACACGGGCATTGCCTACGCCATGCTGGGAGCGGCCCTTGGCTTCCCGGTGACCCTGGCCATGCCGGCCAACGCCTCGCCCGAGCGCAAACGCATCCTGAAGGCCTACGGCGCGGAGTTGATCCTGACGGACCCCATGGAGGGCACCGACGGGGCCCAGCGCTACGTGCGCGAACTGGTGCAGCAGGAACCCGACCGCTACTTTTACCCCGACCAGTACAACAACGACGCCAACTGGCGCGCCCACTACGAGGGGACCGGGATCGAGATTCTGGAGCAGACGGGCGGACGCGTCACGCACTTTGTGGCCGGACTGGGCACGACGGGCACGTTCGTGGGCGTCAGTCGGCGGCTCAAGGCCCACAATCCGGCGATCCGCTGCTATGCCCTCCAGCCCGACTCCCCGCTGCACGGACTGGAAGGACTCAAGCACCTGGAAACGGCCATCGTGCCGGGCATCTACGATCCCTCGCTGGTGGACGAACACCTGAGCTGCTCCACCGAAGAGGCCTTCGAGATGACCCGGCGGCTGGCCCGCGAAGAAGGGCTGTTCGTCGGACCTTCGTCCGGCGCCAACGTCGCGGCGGCGCTGCACATCGCCGAACAACTGGACCGGGGCGTCGTGGTCACCGTCCTGTGCGACACCGGCGCCCGCTACCTGAGCGAACCGTTCTGGGAAGAAACGCCATGA
- a CDS encoding MoaD/ThiS family protein has translation MSTTTATVTIRIPTPLRGFTNNQETVEVSGATVGEALQHLVEQFPRLKPHLFNEEGRLRSFVNIYLGDEDIRYLQREATPLKPGAELSIVPSVAGGRL, from the coding sequence ATGAGCACGACGACCGCAACCGTGACGATCCGGATCCCCACGCCGCTCCGAGGCTTTACCAACAATCAGGAGACCGTCGAAGTGAGCGGCGCCACGGTAGGCGAAGCGTTGCAGCACCTGGTGGAACAGTTTCCCCGGCTGAAGCCGCATCTGTTCAACGAAGAAGGGCGTCTGCGCTCGTTCGTGAACATCTATCTGGGCGACGAAGACATTCGCTACCTGCAACGCGAGGCAACGCCCCTGAAGCCGGGTGCCGAGCTTTCCATCGTGCCATCAGTTGCCGGTGGACGTCTTTAA
- a CDS encoding glycoside hydrolase family 31 protein yields the protein MESLGALTASQPIAGGLELQAGPARLRIQALADGIFRVWVHPDGRPFPAHPFSYAVRPESFAAAPPSVTLHRGEDHLVLVLGAWRVVVQRDPVRLHFEGPSGTPLAADSFGPVWEADRIAVWKRRAEGERFFGLGEKTGRLERTGRAYENWNTDDSGYDTRDDPLYKTIPFYLALCPTADQHVETYGIFFDNTFRSWFDFGGRAPEHVSFGADGGALVYYFLAGPTPADVLRRYTWLTGRFALPPRWALGYHQSRWSYYPEAVVRALVAEFRARGLPLDVVHLDIHYMDGYRIFTWDPERFPDPKRLAEDLRREGVRLVTIVDPGVKVDPGYRLHDEGLAEDVFVRYPDGRLYAGEVWPGRCYFPDFTDPKARDWFGRYVGEFLRTGVAGFWCDMNEPSVFGGGTMPDLVVHRLEGRGGTHREAHNVYGLLMARAVWEACRRHAPDRRPFVITRAAYAGVQRYACVWTGDNVADWSHLHQALTMMLSLGLSGEPFSGSDIGGFIGTPTPELYARWIQLGACSPLFRTHTAHGTPAQEPWSFGEEVEAIARKYLTWRYRLLPYLYTCFAEHLRTGLPVLRPLWLHHFDDPRTHDIEDAFLLGPHLLVAPVLEPGARTRRVYLPAGRWYDFWSDRCYEGPADVLVEAPLDVLPVFVRSGTVLPLGPAVQHTDEPCEFLELHVYPGTGGGTLYEDDGHSWAYESGAFRRTTFTLEASATTLSLKADVEGTYRSPLKHLTLCWHDCDGPAQLKVDGRVAAVRYETTRRLLYAELSVHFAHVRT from the coding sequence ATGGAGTCGCTCGGAGCGCTTACGGCAAGTCAGCCCATCGCCGGCGGACTGGAATTGCAGGCCGGCCCGGCCCGCCTGCGCATCCAGGCGCTCGCGGACGGCATCTTCCGGGTGTGGGTGCACCCGGACGGACGGCCTTTCCCCGCCCATCCGTTTTCTTATGCAGTGCGGCCGGAAAGTTTTGCAGCCGCCCCGCCTTCGGTGACGCTTCACCGCGGGGAAGACCACCTGGTGCTGGTCCTGGGCGCCTGGCGGGTGGTCGTGCAGCGCGATCCGGTGCGGCTCCACTTCGAGGGCCCCTCGGGCACGCCGCTGGCGGCCGACAGCTTCGGACCGGTGTGGGAAGCCGACCGCATTGCCGTCTGGAAACGTCGCGCCGAAGGCGAACGCTTCTTCGGACTTGGCGAAAAGACCGGACGGCTCGAACGTACCGGCCGCGCCTACGAAAACTGGAACACGGACGACTCGGGCTACGATACGCGGGACGATCCCCTCTACAAAACGATCCCCTTCTACCTGGCGCTGTGCCCGACGGCCGATCAGCACGTTGAAACGTACGGGATTTTTTTCGACAACACGTTCCGCTCCTGGTTCGACTTCGGCGGGCGGGCGCCGGAGCATGTAAGCTTCGGCGCCGATGGTGGGGCGCTGGTCTATTACTTTCTGGCCGGTCCTACGCCGGCCGACGTGCTGCGCCGCTACACGTGGCTGACCGGACGCTTTGCGCTGCCGCCCCGCTGGGCGCTGGGCTACCACCAGAGCCGCTGGAGCTACTACCCGGAGGCCGTCGTGCGGGCGCTGGTGGCCGAGTTCCGGGCGCGCGGCCTGCCGCTCGACGTGGTGCACCTCGACATCCACTATATGGACGGCTACCGGATCTTCACCTGGGACCCGGAACGCTTTCCCGACCCGAAGCGCCTGGCCGAAGACCTGCGCCGGGAAGGCGTGCGATTGGTGACGATCGTCGATCCCGGCGTCAAGGTGGACCCGGGTTACCGGTTGCACGACGAAGGGCTGGCCGAAGACGTGTTCGTGCGCTACCCGGACGGCCGGTTGTACGCCGGAGAGGTCTGGCCGGGACGCTGTTACTTCCCGGACTTTACCGACCCGAAGGCGCGGGACTGGTTCGGGCGCTACGTGGGTGAATTCCTTCGAACGGGCGTGGCCGGCTTCTGGTGTGATATGAACGAACCCTCCGTGTTCGGAGGCGGCACCATGCCCGACCTGGTCGTGCACCGGCTCGAAGGCCGGGGCGGCACGCACCGCGAAGCCCATAACGTCTACGGTCTGCTCATGGCCCGCGCGGTCTGGGAAGCCTGCCGCCGACATGCGCCGGATCGACGTCCTTTCGTAATCACCCGGGCGGCCTATGCCGGCGTGCAGCGCTACGCCTGTGTCTGGACCGGCGACAACGTGGCGGACTGGTCGCACCTGCACCAGGCGCTCACTATGATGCTCTCGCTGGGCCTCAGCGGCGAACCCTTCTCCGGAAGCGACATCGGCGGCTTCATCGGCACGCCTACGCCCGAACTCTATGCCCGATGGATCCAGCTGGGCGCCTGCTCGCCGCTGTTTCGCACGCACACGGCCCACGGCACCCCGGCCCAGGAACCCTGGAGTTTCGGCGAAGAAGTCGAGGCCATCGCCCGCAAATACCTGACGTGGCGCTACCGTTTGCTCCCCTACCTCTACACCTGCTTCGCGGAGCACCTGCGCACCGGCCTTCCCGTGCTACGCCCGCTCTGGCTGCACCACTTCGACGATCCACGCACGCACGACATCGAGGACGCGTTTCTGCTGGGACCGCACCTGCTGGTGGCTCCCGTGCTGGAGCCGGGCGCCCGGACCCGTCGCGTCTACCTGCCGGCCGGACGCTGGTACGACTTCTGGAGCGATCGCTGCTACGAAGGGCCCGCCGACGTGCTGGTAGAAGCACCGCTGGACGTACTGCCCGTCTTCGTTCGGTCCGGTACCGTGCTGCCGCTGGGCCCTGCGGTGCAGCACACCGACGAACCCTGCGAATTTCTGGAGCTTCACGTCTACCCCGGCACGGGTGGCGGCACCCTCTACGAAGATGACGGACACTCGTGGGCGTACGAGTCCGGCGCGTTCCGGCGCACCACGTTCACGCTGGAGGCCAGCGCCACCACGCTTTCCCTGAAAGCCGACGTGGAAGGTACCTACCGCTCCCCGCTGAAGCATCTGACGCTCTGCTGGCACGACTGCGACGGGCCGGCCCAGCTGAAAGTGGACGGCCGCGTCGCGGCCGTCCGTTATGAGACCACCCGGCGCCTGCTTTACGCCGAGCTCTCCGTGCACTTTGCGCACGTGCGCACCTGA
- a CDS encoding glycogen/starch synthase: MAQPMRILFVSSEIVPYARVTAVAELARLLPERLQEAGLVEPRIMMPRYGIVSERRNRLHEVIRLSGTHVPIGKDRETLKVKVASIPGIRLQVYFMDNTRFFKRKGVYADKEGAEFPDNVSRALFFGRAVLETVRKLGWAPDIVHAFGSLAGLLPLLLSTEYAEDPLFERARRIYTPDGLTLKARLTAAVLEKLKLPGDERLIDRSLDEAGRALAEVVAYPATLQPAESDAVQFAAEPEAVVEQAVSLYEQLLSSVPA; encoded by the coding sequence ATGGCTCAGCCGATGCGCATTCTGTTCGTCTCAAGTGAAATCGTCCCCTATGCCCGGGTTACGGCGGTGGCCGAGCTGGCCCGCCTGCTGCCGGAGCGGTTGCAGGAGGCCGGGCTCGTGGAGCCGCGGATCATGATGCCGCGCTATGGCATCGTCAGCGAGCGCCGGAACCGCTTGCATGAAGTTATCCGTCTGTCGGGCACGCACGTGCCCATTGGCAAAGACCGGGAGACGCTGAAGGTCAAGGTGGCCTCGATTCCCGGCATCCGGCTGCAGGTCTACTTTATGGACAACACGCGCTTTTTCAAGCGCAAAGGCGTTTATGCCGACAAAGAAGGGGCTGAGTTTCCGGACAACGTGTCCCGGGCCCTGTTCTTCGGCCGGGCCGTGCTGGAGACCGTCCGAAAGCTGGGCTGGGCGCCGGACATCGTGCATGCCTTCGGAAGCCTGGCGGGGCTGCTGCCCCTGCTGCTAAGCACCGAATACGCGGAAGATCCGCTCTTCGAACGGGCCCGGCGCATCTACACGCCGGATGGCCTGACGCTGAAGGCGCGCCTGACCGCTGCCGTGTTGGAGAAATTGAAGCTGCCCGGCGACGAGCGCCTGATCGATCGTTCGCTGGACGAGGCGGGCCGCGCGCTGGCTGAGGTGGTTGCCTATCCAGCCACGCTGCAACCGGCCGAAAGCGATGCGGTACAGTTTGCGGCCGAGCCCGAAGCTGTCGTCGAGCAGGCGGTTTCACTCTACGAGCAGTTGCTCAGCAGCGTGCCGGCCTGA
- the moeB gene encoding molybdopterin-synthase adenylyltransferase MoeB: MPVTTADITLTPEELRRYNRHLILPEVGLEGQKKLKAASVLLVGAGGLGSPLALYLAAAGVGRLGLVDFDVVDETNLQRQVLHGTKDVGRPKLESARDRILDINPYVQVDLYETRLTSENALDIIKEYDLVADGTDNFPTRYLVNDACVLAGKPNVYASIFRFEGQVSVFGTPDGPCYRCLYPEPPPPGLVPSCAEGGVLGVLPGLVGTIQATEVIKMILGIGTPLIGRLLLVDALHMQFRTLKVRKNPECPICGEHRTIHELIDYEQFCGLPSRNGEAAAQQAAESEVPEITVHELKARLERGDRPVILDVRKPHEVQIASIGHDLLIPVDELPERLSELESYRDREIVVYCRSGARSARATKLLREAGFRDVKNLKGGILAWSQEIDPSLPQY, encoded by the coding sequence ATGCCTGTGACCACTGCCGATATTACACTGACGCCGGAAGAACTCCGGCGCTACAACCGCCACCTGATCCTGCCCGAAGTCGGCCTGGAAGGTCAGAAGAAGCTGAAGGCGGCCTCGGTGCTGCTGGTCGGTGCCGGCGGCCTGGGCTCGCCGCTGGCGCTTTACCTGGCGGCTGCCGGCGTGGGCCGCCTGGGCCTCGTCGACTTCGACGTGGTCGACGAGACGAACCTGCAGCGCCAGGTGCTACACGGCACGAAGGATGTCGGCCGCCCCAAGCTGGAGTCGGCGCGCGATCGCATCCTCGACATCAATCCCTACGTGCAGGTAGACCTCTACGAGACGCGCCTGACCAGCGAGAACGCGCTCGACATCATCAAAGAATACGACCTGGTGGCCGACGGGACCGACAACTTCCCGACGCGCTATCTGGTCAACGATGCCTGCGTCCTGGCCGGTAAACCGAACGTCTACGCTTCGATCTTCCGGTTCGAGGGCCAGGTGTCGGTCTTCGGCACGCCCGACGGGCCGTGCTACCGGTGCCTCTACCCGGAGCCGCCGCCGCCCGGCCTGGTTCCCTCCTGCGCCGAAGGGGGCGTGCTGGGCGTGCTGCCGGGTCTGGTGGGTACCATCCAGGCCACCGAGGTCATCAAGATGATCCTCGGGATCGGGACGCCGCTCATCGGCCGACTGCTGCTGGTCGATGCGCTGCACATGCAGTTCCGCACGCTCAAGGTGCGGAAGAACCCCGAGTGCCCGATCTGCGGCGAGCACCGCACGATCCATGAGCTGATCGATTACGAACAGTTCTGCGGCCTGCCCTCGCGCAACGGCGAGGCGGCCGCGCAGCAGGCGGCCGAAAGCGAGGTGCCCGAAATCACGGTGCACGAACTGAAAGCCCGCCTGGAGCGCGGCGACCGGCCGGTCATTCTGGACGTGCGCAAGCCGCACGAGGTGCAGATTGCCAGCATCGGCCACGACCTGCTCATTCCGGTCGACGAGCTGCCCGAGCGGCTTTCGGAACTGGAGTCCTACCGCGACCGCGAGATCGTGGTGTACTGCCGCTCGGGGGCGCGCTCGGCCCGTGCCACGAAGCTACTGCGCGAGGCGGGCTTCCGCGACGTGAAAAACCTGAAGGGCGGCATCCTGGCCTGGAGCCAGGAGATCGATCCCAGCCTTCCTCAGTACTGA
- a CDS encoding DUF4270 domain-containing protein — translation MRRSSVWSCCVLLLLLATGCDDPSAVGIGLIGEEGLPVTVRLPADSVLTASQKDRTGNTARVLAGRVADPLVGTLSATGYVDFVMSGTALVDTTIVGVRLEMPRDYVYGDTLGSVTLALHDMTEDWPYAGVGTDTTLSAGPLVRTFTFAPTDTLVQVDLPAEWIAAHDTTFRSSTFSTSFHGFQLAPDEGNAVVGFRFSEIRLLVFTATDTVTFTASKVLTTVARETLPSLPEDRVLLQDGLGQVVRLRFDFSADSVREAGLHAAVLEVPIDSVQLKQTPAGFVRPLPATVRLIGVNAEGNVPVTSLGEPIVLATTTPEGGRLRFRLGSTSLQTLQRLMLGETPVRYLQLEFPTDDNALSPLLLYAGPTLRPTLILMVTPPSP, via the coding sequence ATGCGACGTTCCTCTGTCTGGAGTTGCTGCGTCCTGCTGTTGCTGCTGGCGACGGGTTGCGACGATCCGTCTGCAGTAGGTATCGGCCTGATCGGCGAAGAAGGCCTGCCCGTTACCGTGCGTCTGCCGGCCGACTCGGTGCTGACAGCCTCCCAGAAAGACCGGACGGGTAACACCGCGCGGGTGCTGGCCGGCCGCGTGGCCGATCCGCTGGTCGGGACGCTTTCGGCCACCGGCTACGTGGATTTCGTGATGAGCGGCACCGCCCTTGTCGATACCACGATCGTCGGCGTCCGCCTGGAGATGCCCCGGGATTACGTCTACGGCGACACGCTCGGCTCGGTGACGCTGGCGTTGCACGACATGACGGAAGACTGGCCTTACGCCGGCGTCGGGACCGATACGACGTTGAGCGCCGGTCCGCTGGTACGAACCTTCACGTTCGCGCCCACCGACACGCTCGTCCAGGTCGATCTGCCCGCCGAGTGGATTGCCGCCCACGACACCACCTTCCGGAGCAGCACCTTTTCGACGAGCTTTCATGGCTTTCAACTGGCCCCAGACGAGGGCAATGCGGTCGTAGGGTTTCGCTTTTCCGAGATCCGGCTGCTGGTATTCACCGCGACCGACACGGTCACGTTCACCGCGTCGAAGGTGCTGACTACCGTGGCCCGCGAAACCCTCCCCTCGCTACCGGAAGATCGGGTTTTGCTGCAGGACGGTCTCGGTCAGGTGGTGCGGCTGCGTTTTGACTTTTCGGCCGACAGCGTGCGGGAGGCCGGCCTGCATGCGGCCGTGCTGGAGGTACCGATCGACTCGGTGCAACTGAAACAGACGCCGGCGGGCTTCGTGCGGCCGCTTCCGGCCACGGTACGCCTGATCGGCGTCAATGCCGAGGGCAACGTGCCGGTCACCTCGCTGGGCGAGCCGATCGTCCTGGCGACGACCACGCCGGAAGGCGGACGGCTGCGGTTCCGGCTGGGCAGCACCTCGCTGCAGACGCTCCAGCGGCTCATGCTCGGCGAGACGCCCGTCCGGTATCTTCAGCTGGAATTTCCCACCGACGACAACGCACTCAGCCCCCTGCTGCTCTACGCCGGGCCGACGTTGCGCCCCACCCTGATTCTGATGGTTACGCCGCCTTCACCATGA
- a CDS encoding tetratricopeptide repeat protein codes for MMIRATGTLTGQVQKKSLWGSLLGLFLLAFSAQAQPVAAQQSQQEAVDEQTKAVNYSLYYEYFKNGDYAAALPYLRWMIQHAPEYAGPGRKDDRNFERIIKAHEELAKASDDPEFARAHLDSALAYFDMAMEVLPARGVELDTVTWYIRRGRLIQRYPELLADRQAEAAEYYRKAFELAPERVDDYSIQVVIAELVKEGKKEEAVDFMDQVEAALGDDPERASLMEYITTVRDNLFQSPEERMAFLEDRLAKDPTNLEIISELFNIYRQLGEREKMYGLADRLLALKQDARTYHMVGKLYLDDGEPARALEYFRQAMQAPGVEEIARELYYNAGVAEQQLGRLANARTYFRRALQVDPNFGKAYIAIGDLYAQAVTECGSQLEREDRAVYWLAVDYYERAKRVDPSVANEANRKISTYSKYFPDQEALFFKGWKVGQPYKIDYGCYAWINEETTVKPPPSS; via the coding sequence ATGATGATCCGGGCAACAGGGACGCTCACCGGGCAAGTCCAGAAGAAAAGCCTCTGGGGAAGTCTGCTGGGCCTGTTTCTGCTGGCATTCAGTGCTCAGGCCCAGCCGGTGGCCGCCCAGCAATCCCAGCAGGAGGCGGTCGACGAGCAGACCAAGGCTGTCAATTACAGCCTGTACTACGAGTACTTCAAAAACGGCGACTATGCAGCCGCCCTGCCCTACCTGCGCTGGATGATCCAGCATGCGCCCGAGTATGCCGGGCCGGGCCGCAAGGACGACCGCAACTTCGAGCGCATTATCAAGGCGCATGAAGAACTGGCCAAGGCCAGCGACGATCCGGAGTTCGCCCGGGCGCACCTCGACTCGGCCCTGGCCTACTTCGACATGGCGATGGAGGTGCTTCCGGCCCGTGGGGTCGAACTCGACACGGTCACCTGGTACATCCGCCGGGGCCGTCTCATCCAGCGCTATCCGGAACTGCTGGCCGATCGCCAGGCGGAAGCCGCCGAGTACTACCGCAAGGCGTTCGAGCTGGCCCCCGAGCGCGTCGACGACTATTCCATCCAGGTGGTCATTGCCGAGCTGGTCAAGGAAGGCAAAAAGGAAGAAGCCGTCGACTTCATGGACCAGGTCGAGGCGGCGCTGGGTGACGATCCGGAGCGGGCCTCGCTGATGGAATACATCACGACGGTCCGCGACAATCTCTTCCAATCGCCTGAAGAGCGCATGGCCTTCCTGGAAGATCGGCTGGCCAAAGATCCAACGAATCTGGAGATTATCTCCGAACTGTTCAACATTTATCGCCAGCTCGGCGAACGTGAAAAGATGTATGGCCTGGCCGATCGCCTGCTGGCGCTCAAGCAGGATGCACGCACCTATCACATGGTCGGCAAGCTCTACCTGGACGACGGCGAGCCGGCCAGGGCGCTCGAATACTTCCGCCAGGCCATGCAGGCCCCGGGCGTCGAGGAAATCGCCCGCGAACTCTACTACAACGCCGGCGTGGCCGAACAGCAGCTCGGACGCCTGGCCAACGCACGCACCTACTTCCGCCGGGCGCTGCAGGTCGATCCCAACTTTGGCAAAGCCTACATCGCCATCGGTGACCTGTATGCCCAGGCCGTCACGGAATGCGGCAGCCAGCTCGAACGCGAGGACCGCGCCGTCTACTGGCTGGCCGTCGACTACTACGAGCGGGCCAAGCGCGTAGACCCGTCGGTCGCCAACGAGGCCAACCGCAAGATCAGCACCTATAGTAAGTACTTCCCGGATCAGGAAGCCCTCTTCTTCAAAGGCTGGAAGGTGGGCCAGCCCTACAAGATCGACTACGGCTGCTACGCCTGGATCAACGAGGAGACCACCGTCAAGCCACCGCCTTCTTCCTGA
- a CDS encoding thiol-disulfide oxidoreductase DCC family protein, whose amino-acid sequence MTAQPFEPEAQHGIVLFDGVCNLCNGFVNFVIDRDPAGYFKFGALQSEAARPYLERFGLRPDYMDSIVLIENGRLYRDSTAALRILRRLKGLWPLLYGLIVVPRPLRDAVYRWIARRRYRWFGRREQCRVPTPDLLARFLESPLRVSAETEPEQKSPAT is encoded by the coding sequence ATGACAGCGCAGCCTTTCGAGCCTGAAGCGCAGCACGGCATCGTGCTGTTCGACGGGGTGTGCAACCTCTGCAACGGATTCGTCAACTTCGTGATCGACCGGGATCCGGCCGGTTACTTCAAGTTCGGGGCGCTTCAGTCCGAGGCGGCGCGGCCCTACCTGGAGCGCTTCGGTCTCCGGCCAGACTACATGGACAGCATCGTGCTCATCGAAAACGGCCGGCTCTATCGGGATTCCACGGCGGCGCTTCGCATTCTGCGCCGCCTGAAAGGGCTCTGGCCGTTGCTCTACGGGTTGATCGTGGTTCCGCGGCCGTTGCGCGATGCGGTGTATCGCTGGATTGCCCGGCGTCGCTACCGCTGGTTCGGGCGCCGGGAGCAGTGCCGCGTGCCCACGCCCGATCTGCTGGCCCGTTTTCTGGAGTCGCCGCTGCGCGTTTCTGCTGAAACCGAACCGGAACAGAAAAGCCCGGCCACCTGA
- a CDS encoding patatin-like phospholipase family protein, which produces MKASERGRAVQPELGLALGGGGMRGWAHIGVLSVLERYGLRPGVVAGCSAGALIGAFYAFGYSVEQMKQLMREQRTRALFSLRFDGQGLISNEPLREYLRYHLQDCRFEDLPVPFYVVATDLESGKEVIFSRGPVVDAILASSAIPGIFAPVEINGRLLVDGGLCNNVPVSPLVHHGARYTIAVRLHRESTALEPSPVKRRRNGEDEAEGRRISLGMWSERLSRTFRRNGSERQPNGFDVLGRAMEIVVTQLEGYRLQACRPDVLITPEVSHVGMLSLWEEKEEIFQRGVAAAEAHADALEAMARKLAKTTATTERS; this is translated from the coding sequence ATGAAGGCATCAGAACGAGGACGAGCGGTACAGCCGGAACTGGGACTGGCCCTGGGTGGCGGCGGCATGCGGGGATGGGCCCACATCGGCGTGCTCTCCGTGCTGGAGCGGTACGGATTGCGACCGGGCGTGGTGGCCGGATGCAGTGCAGGTGCGCTGATCGGTGCCTTCTACGCGTTCGGCTATTCGGTGGAGCAGATGAAGCAGCTCATGCGGGAGCAGCGCACGCGGGCGCTTTTTTCACTCCGCTTCGACGGTCAGGGCCTGATTTCCAACGAACCGCTCCGGGAATATCTTCGCTACCACCTGCAGGACTGTCGTTTCGAAGACCTTCCGGTGCCTTTCTACGTGGTGGCCACCGATCTGGAAAGCGGCAAGGAGGTAATTTTCAGCCGGGGGCCTGTGGTGGATGCGATCCTGGCCTCTTCGGCCATTCCGGGCATTTTTGCACCGGTGGAGATCAACGGGCGGCTGCTGGTGGACGGCGGCCTCTGCAACAACGTACCGGTCAGTCCGCTCGTGCACCATGGCGCCCGCTACACGATTGCCGTCCGGCTGCATCGGGAGAGCACGGCGCTGGAGCCCTCGCCGGTCAAGCGCCGCCGCAACGGAGAAGACGAGGCCGAAGGGCGCAGGATCAGCCTGGGCATGTGGAGCGAGCGCCTGTCGCGCACGTTCCGGCGCAATGGCAGCGAGCGGCAACCCAACGGCTTCGACGTGCTCGGCCGTGCCATGGAAATCGTCGTCACGCAACTGGAGGGGTATCGGCTGCAGGCCTGTCGGCCGGACGTGCTGATCACCCCGGAGGTGTCGCACGTGGGCATGTTGAGTCTCTGGGAAGAGAAAGAAGAAATCTTCCAGCGGGGGGTGGCCGCCGCCGAGGCGCATGCCGACGCGCTCGAAGCCATGGCCCGAAAGCTGGCGAAGACAACTGCAACGACGGAAAGGTCATGA